The proteins below are encoded in one region of Papio anubis isolate 15944 chromosome 19, Panubis1.0, whole genome shotgun sequence:
- the LOC101000816 gene encoding serpin B6-like — MDALSEATGIFALNLLKKLGENNSNNIFFSPMSMSSALAMVFMGAKGNTAAQMSQALSFSKIGGEDGDIHQGFQSLLTEINRTGTQYLLRTANQLFGEKSYDFLSCFTDSCSKFYQAKIENLDFVNDTETCRRHINAWVADKTEGKITEVLPRGSVDSSTKLILVNAIYFKGNWDHSFEKYKTREMPFKISKNKGKPVQMMSQKSTFKITYAKEIFTEILVLPYVGKELNMIIMLPDENTDLETVEKELSYERFIEWTNPDKMHEREMEVFLPRFKLEETYNMEDVLRSMGMVDAFEQDRADFTGMSSKKDLYLSKVTHKSFVEVNEEGTEAAAATACRIVRQGLRIIPTFCADHPFLFFIQHSKTNGILFCGRFSSP, encoded by the exons ATGGACGCCCTATCAGAAGCAACTGGCATCTTTGCATTAAACCTTTTGAAAAAGCTAGGGGAAAACAACTCAAACAACATATTTTTTTCACCCATGAGCATGTCGTCAGCCTTGGCCATGGTTTTCATGGGAGCAAAGGGAAACACTGCAGCCCAGATGTCTCAG GCACTTTCTTTTAGTAAAATTGGAGGTGAAGATGGAGATATTCACCAAGGTTTTCAGTCACTTCTCACTGAAATTAACAGAACTGGCACCCAGTACTTGCTTAGAACTGCTAACCAGCTCTTTGGAGAAAAGTCTTATGACTTCCTCTCG TGTTTTACAGATTCATGCAGCAAATTCTAccaagcaaaaatagaaaaccttGACTTTGTTAATGATACAGAGACTTGCAGAAGACACATAAATGCCTGGGTTGCTGATAAGACTGAAG GTAAAATTACAGAGGTGCTGCCTCGAGGTTCAGTTGATTCTTCAACTAAGCTGATTCTCGTGAATGCCATCTACTTCAAAGGAAACTGGGATCATTCATttgagaaatacaaaactagggaaatgccttttaaaatcagCAAG AACAAAGGAAAACCTGTGCAAATGATGTCTcaaaaatctacttttaaaattacctaTGCAAAAGAAATATTCACCGAAATTCTGGTGCTTCCCTATGTTGGAAAGGAGCTGAATATGATCATCATGCTTCCAGATGAAAACACTGATTTGGAAACG GTGGAGAAAGAACTTTCTTACGAGAGATTCATAGAATGGACAAACCCAGACAAGATGCATGAACGAGAGATGGAAGTTTTCCTTCCTAGATTTAAACTAGAGGAAACTTACAACATGGAGGATGTCCTTCGCAGTATGGGCATGGTCGATGCCTTTGAACAGGACAGGGCAGACTTCACAGGAATGTCATCTAAGAAGGATCTgtacttgtccaaggtcacgcaCAAGTCCTTTGTGGAGGTTAATGAGGAAGGTACAGAAGCAGCAGCTGCTACTGCTTGCAGGATAGTTCGCCAGGGCTTACGAATCATCCCCACATTCTGTGCAGAccatcccttccttttctttatccagcacAGCAAAACCAATGGTATTCTCTTCTGTGGCCGGTTTTCCTCTCCATAA